In Phaeobacter piscinae, one genomic interval encodes:
- a CDS encoding gamma-glutamyl-gamma-aminobutyrate hydrolase family protein, translated as MTRPKVGIIGNSYLINDEYPAHAGGTMNSEAVAEVAGCMPLLIPSDPRFLSVEELLESFDGFLLTGGRPNVHPNEYGEAETDAHGAFDRARDAIALPLVRACVERGQPFLGICRGFQEVNVAMGGTLYPEIRDLPGRMNHRMPPDGTLEEKFAMRHIVELSEGGVFHRLFGAPEVMTNSLHGQGIKAPGNRIVVDGTAPDGTPEAIYVKDAPGFTLAVQWHPEWDAANDPVSRPLFTAFGDAVRDWADGTGARGHRQSA; from the coding sequence ATGACACGCCCCAAAGTCGGCATTATTGGCAACTCCTATCTGATCAACGATGAATACCCGGCCCATGCCGGGGGAACCATGAACTCCGAGGCGGTGGCTGAGGTGGCGGGCTGCATGCCGCTGCTGATCCCCTCCGATCCCCGGTTCCTCTCGGTTGAGGAGCTGCTGGAGAGTTTCGACGGTTTCCTGCTGACCGGCGGGCGGCCGAACGTGCATCCAAATGAATATGGTGAGGCGGAAACCGATGCGCATGGCGCCTTTGACCGGGCGCGCGATGCCATCGCGTTGCCGCTGGTGCGGGCCTGTGTGGAGCGGGGGCAGCCTTTCCTCGGAATTTGCCGGGGGTTTCAGGAGGTGAATGTGGCCATGGGTGGCACGCTGTACCCGGAAATCCGTGACCTGCCGGGGCGCATGAACCACCGGATGCCGCCCGATGGTACGCTGGAGGAGAAATTCGCCATGCGCCATATCGTGGAGCTGAGCGAGGGCGGTGTGTTCCACCGATTGTTCGGTGCGCCTGAGGTGATGACCAATTCGCTGCATGGGCAGGGGATCAAGGCACCGGGCAACCGGATTGTGGTTGACGGAACTGCGCCTGACGGCACGCCTGAGGCGATCTATGTGAAAGACGCGCCCGGCTTTACCCTTGCGGTGCAATGGCACCCGGAATGGGACGCCGCCAATGATCCGGTGTCGCGGCCCTTGTTCACGGCCTTCGGGGATGCGGTGCGGGATTGGGCGGATGGGACCGGAGCGCGGGGCCATCGGCAAAGCGCCTGA
- a CDS encoding xanthine dehydrogenase family protein molybdopterin-binding subunit — protein sequence MASLKKIARRSFLIGSAAIVGGVAFGTYKYHQPAPNPLAQVDGRAVLNPFVFVDQSGVTLIAPRAEMGQGVKSAWASLIAEELDVDPAKVTVLHGPAAKAYYNSAMMSEALPGRGYDASDFQHSLGEIVGHMSKFLDLQVTGGSSSMRDGFERMRHAGASARETLKQAAADQLGLSRDQLTTEDGHVIAPDGARLPYSALANAAASLAPIEADLRPASEWRLIGKDVPRIDMVAKSTGTAEFGVDVRLPGMKFAAIRQSPHFGVGKTAFDASAAEGMAGVERILDLGDAVAVVANNTWLAQQAVDAIDVTWEKAPYPETTEAIFDEISRSFDAAPNSTMRDDGDVDALPEGATVIEAEYRLPYLAHATMEPMNATALYSGDSLQIWAPNQGPTIVQKNAAALAGLDTDAVEVNTTYLGGGFGRRIETDYTDRAVQIALQMPDTPVQLTWSREEDMTHDVYRPGAVARYRAAVKDGKAVMVHGKIAAQSATVEGAGRMLGLPMSGPDKGHVDAAFNQPLAIPNFRVEGYLAKPMLPVGFWRSVGASFNGFFSDSIIDEMAHAAGRDPLDFRLELARAEWDPAAKVLETVRDMSGWTGQTPDGIGRGVAMAYSFGTPVAQVIEVADEEGQIRMTNAWIAADLGRVIDPKNTRAQMFGGMVYGLSAACFGEITIDGGAVEQENFPDYDALRMHTMPRVEVTLLENQPRMGGAGEPGTPPAAPALANALFDLTGKRARQLPLMHEFDLLV from the coding sequence ATGGCCAGCCTCAAGAAAATCGCCCGCCGCAGCTTTCTCATCGGCTCTGCCGCCATCGTCGGCGGTGTTGCCTTCGGCACCTATAAATACCACCAGCCCGCCCCCAATCCGCTGGCACAGGTAGACGGGCGCGCGGTACTCAACCCCTTTGTCTTTGTCGATCAGTCTGGCGTCACGCTGATCGCGCCTCGGGCCGAAATGGGACAGGGTGTGAAATCCGCATGGGCCAGCCTGATTGCCGAGGAGCTGGACGTCGATCCCGCCAAGGTCACCGTACTGCATGGCCCCGCGGCCAAGGCCTATTACAACAGCGCCATGATGTCCGAGGCGCTGCCCGGTCGCGGTTATGATGCCTCCGATTTCCAGCACTCGCTGGGCGAAATCGTCGGCCACATGTCAAAGTTTCTTGATCTGCAGGTCACCGGCGGCTCCTCCTCCATGCGGGACGGGTTTGAACGGATGCGCCATGCCGGCGCCAGCGCCCGCGAAACCCTGAAACAGGCCGCCGCCGATCAACTGGGTCTCAGCCGTGATCAGCTCACGACCGAGGACGGTCATGTTATTGCTCCCGACGGCGCCCGCCTGCCCTATAGCGCGCTTGCAAATGCCGCTGCCTCCCTTGCGCCGATCGAAGCAGATCTGCGCCCGGCGTCTGAATGGCGTCTGATTGGCAAAGACGTGCCGCGCATCGACATGGTCGCCAAATCCACCGGTACTGCAGAGTTTGGCGTCGACGTCCGCCTGCCCGGCATGAAATTCGCTGCCATCCGGCAAAGCCCGCATTTCGGCGTCGGCAAAACCGCCTTTGACGCCAGCGCTGCCGAGGGGATGGCCGGTGTCGAAAGGATCCTTGACCTTGGCGATGCGGTTGCAGTCGTGGCCAACAATACATGGCTTGCCCAGCAGGCCGTGGACGCGATTGATGTCACCTGGGAAAAAGCCCCCTACCCCGAGACGACTGAGGCGATTTTTGACGAAATCAGCCGCAGCTTTGACGCCGCACCAAATTCCACCATGCGTGATGACGGCGATGTGGACGCTCTGCCAGAGGGCGCGACCGTGATCGAGGCTGAATACCGGTTGCCTTACCTCGCCCACGCCACGATGGAGCCGATGAATGCCACCGCGCTCTATTCCGGAGACAGCTTGCAGATCTGGGCTCCCAATCAGGGTCCAACCATTGTGCAGAAAAACGCCGCAGCCTTGGCAGGGCTCGACACCGACGCGGTGGAGGTGAATACCACCTATCTGGGGGGCGGCTTCGGGCGGCGTATCGAAACCGACTACACGGACCGTGCAGTGCAGATCGCCCTGCAAATGCCCGATACCCCGGTGCAGCTGACATGGAGCCGCGAGGAGGACATGACGCACGACGTCTACCGCCCCGGTGCCGTTGCCCGCTACCGCGCGGCGGTGAAAGATGGCAAGGCCGTGATGGTCCATGGCAAGATCGCCGCACAATCCGCCACGGTTGAGGGCGCAGGCCGGATGCTGGGCCTGCCGATGAGCGGCCCGGACAAGGGGCATGTCGACGCTGCCTTCAACCAGCCGCTGGCCATCCCAAACTTCCGGGTTGAAGGCTATCTGGCCAAGCCCATGCTCCCGGTTGGTTTCTGGCGCTCGGTCGGGGCGTCGTTCAACGGGTTCTTCTCCGACAGTATTATTGACGAAATGGCCCATGCGGCGGGCCGCGATCCGCTGGACTTCCGGCTGGAATTGGCCCGCGCCGAATGGGACCCCGCCGCCAAGGTGCTGGAGACCGTGCGCGACATGTCCGGCTGGACCGGCCAGACACCCGACGGCATCGGCCGCGGGGTCGCCATGGCCTACAGCTTTGGCACACCGGTCGCTCAGGTGATCGAAGTGGCCGATGAAGAGGGCCAGATCCGAATGACCAACGCCTGGATCGCTGCCGATCTGGGGCGTGTCATCGACCCGAAGAACACCCGCGCGCAGATGTTTGGCGGCATGGTCTACGGCTTGTCAGCCGCCTGCTTTGGAGAGATCACCATTGATGGCGGCGCTGTCGAGCAGGAGAACTTCCCCGACTATGACGCGCTGCGCATGCACACGATGCCCCGGGTTGAGGTGACCCTGCTGGAAAATCAGCCCCGAATGGGCGGAGCCGGTGAACCGGGCACCCCGCCTGCCGCGCCTGCGCTGGCCAATGCTCTCTTTGACCTCACGGGCAAGCGCGCACGGCAATTGCCGCTGATGCATGAGTTTGACCTTCTGGTCTGA
- a CDS encoding (2Fe-2S)-binding protein has protein sequence MSTTLRINGTSHQVDLPDDVPLLWVLRDEIGLTGTKFGCGVAACGACTVHIDGEAVRSCQVALSDVWGDVTTIEGVGTPDTMAVVQKAWVANQVAQCGYCQSGQIMQAASLLAENPSPSDAEIDEAMQGNLCRCGTYPRIRAAIHDAASMMREV, from the coding sequence ATGTCCACCACCCTTCGCATCAATGGAACCTCTCATCAGGTCGATCTGCCGGACGACGTGCCCCTGCTGTGGGTGCTGCGGGATGAGATTGGTCTTACCGGCACAAAATTCGGCTGCGGCGTCGCGGCCTGCGGCGCCTGCACGGTGCATATTGATGGCGAGGCGGTGCGCTCCTGTCAGGTGGCACTCTCCGACGTCTGGGGTGATGTCACCACAATCGAAGGGGTCGGAACACCCGACACAATGGCCGTTGTGCAAAAGGCATGGGTCGCCAATCAGGTGGCCCAATGTGGCTACTGCCAGTCCGGCCAAATCATGCAGGCAGCGAGCCTCCTGGCAGAGAACCCCTCCCCCAGTGACGCAGAAATCGACGAGGCGATGCAGGGCAACCTCTGCCGCTGCGGCACCTACCCGCGTATCCGCGCCGCCATTCACGACGCTGCCAGCATGATGAGAGAGGTCTGA
- a CDS encoding TetR/AcrR family transcriptional regulator produces the protein MIKAPSDPKQRAILEAAWGGFATYGYRKTSMDDIARRAGMSRPAVYLHFRNKEAILKALIDAHYAETADRLRAALTSKGTAAAQLLAAFEAQGGEAMEAMLNTPHGMEVLEASLSSAGNHIDAGEALLRDVYAAWLAEMAATGTIRLTGTAEEVARTFCSAMKGVKHTSADYASYRAGVRQLAQLFAVGLSPR, from the coding sequence ATGATCAAAGCTCCCAGCGATCCGAAACAACGCGCCATTCTTGAAGCGGCCTGGGGGGGATTTGCGACCTACGGGTATCGCAAGACCTCGATGGACGACATTGCAAGGCGGGCGGGCATGTCGCGCCCGGCGGTCTATCTGCATTTCCGGAACAAGGAAGCGATCCTGAAAGCGTTGATTGATGCGCATTATGCGGAGACTGCTGACCGGCTCCGCGCGGCGCTGACGTCCAAAGGCACAGCAGCGGCGCAACTGCTTGCGGCCTTTGAGGCGCAGGGCGGTGAGGCGATGGAAGCAATGTTGAACACGCCCCATGGAATGGAAGTGCTGGAAGCCAGCTTGAGCAGTGCCGGGAATCATATCGACGCAGGCGAGGCGCTTTTGCGGGATGTTTACGCGGCATGGCTGGCTGAGATGGCTGCGACGGGCACCATTCGTTTGACAGGCACGGCCGAAGAGGTCGCACGGACATTTTGTAGCGCGATGAAGGGCGTGAAACACACCTCTGCGGATTACGCCAGCTATCGCGCAGGTGTGCGTCAGCTGGCGCAGCTGTTTGCGGTGGGGCTGTCCCCGCGCTGA
- the kynA gene encoding tryptophan 2,3-dioxygenase, whose translation MSTPYDPAKEGAQMSFDGRMSYGDYLSLDTLLTAQKTWTNTHDEMLFIIQHQTSELWMRLAIHELTAARARLLDDKPHEAFKMLARVARIFEQLNSAWDVLRTMTPSDYTAFRDELGQSSGFQSHQYRQIEFMLGNRNKAMLRPHAHRPDILALLEEELSQPSLYDVALRTLGQRFDLPDEVLNRDLSEAYTPHPVVEAAWCEVYRNTEAHWDLYELAEKLVDFEDYFRRWRFNHVTTVERVIGFKRGTGGTGGVSYLKRMLEVELFPELWHLRTVL comes from the coding sequence ATGTCCACCCCCTATGACCCCGCAAAAGAAGGCGCGCAGATGTCGTTTGACGGACGCATGTCCTACGGCGACTACCTGTCGCTCGACACGCTGCTGACCGCGCAGAAGACCTGGACCAACACCCATGACGAGATGCTGTTCATCATCCAGCATCAGACCTCGGAACTGTGGATGCGCCTCGCCATCCACGAGCTGACCGCCGCCCGCGCGCGCTTGCTGGATGACAAGCCGCATGAGGCCTTCAAGATGCTTGCCCGTGTCGCCCGCATCTTTGAACAGCTGAATTCGGCCTGGGATGTGCTGCGTACCATGACACCCTCCGATTACACCGCCTTTCGTGATGAGCTGGGGCAAAGCTCGGGCTTTCAGTCGCACCAGTACCGCCAGATCGAATTCATGCTCGGCAATCGCAACAAGGCGATGTTGCGCCCCCACGCCCACCGGCCCGACATTCTGGCCCTGTTGGAGGAAGAGCTGAGCCAGCCCTCGCTCTATGATGTGGCGCTACGGACGCTTGGCCAGCGCTTCGACCTGCCGGATGAGGTGCTGAACCGCGATCTGTCAGAGGCCTACACGCCCCACCCCGTGGTCGAGGCTGCCTGGTGCGAGGTCTACCGCAACACTGAGGCGCATTGGGATCTCTATGAGCTGGCAGAAAAGCTGGTGGATTTTGAGGATTACTTCCGCCGCTGGCGCTTCAATCACGTGACCACGGTCGAGCGCGTCATCGGTTTCAAGCGCGGCACCGGCGGCACTGGTGGTGTCAGCTACCTGAAACGGATGCTGGAGGTGGAACTGTTCCCCGAACTCTGGCACCTGCGCACCGTGCTCTGA
- the kynU gene encoding kynureninase, whose product MTDFAATKAMFSLPEGMIYLDGNSLGPMPRATAERVRSTIEDEWGEMLITGWNKAGWMQKPTAIGDRIARLIGAEPGHVVMGDTLSIKVYQAVASALELNPTRKVVLSDSGNFPSDLYMVEGLVKSLGPDYALRVVAPEEVSAHITDDIAVLMLTEVDYRTGRKHDMRALTEQAHAAGVVTVWDLAHSAGALPVDLAGCKADFAVGCTYKYLNSGPGGPAFIYVAPRHADAARPALSGWLGHAAPFDFDLNYKPGNGIERMRVGTPPVLQLAALEASMDIWDLADMADVRAKSIELCDLFIAEVEARCPDLTLASPRDGAGRGSQVSFRFHEGYAAMQALIARGVVGDFRAPDIMRFGFTPLYIDEGDVRAAVDIIEDVMTNALWDSAEYKTRNAVT is encoded by the coding sequence ATGACCGATTTTGCCGCGACCAAGGCCATGTTCTCCCTGCCGGAAGGGATGATCTACCTCGATGGCAACTCTCTCGGGCCAATGCCCCGCGCCACCGCAGAACGGGTGCGCAGCACGATTGAGGACGAATGGGGCGAGATGCTGATCACCGGCTGGAACAAGGCCGGTTGGATGCAGAAACCCACCGCCATCGGCGACCGGATTGCGCGTTTGATCGGCGCAGAACCGGGCCACGTGGTGATGGGAGACACCCTGTCGATCAAGGTCTATCAGGCCGTCGCTTCGGCGTTGGAGCTGAACCCAACCCGCAAGGTGGTGCTGTCCGACAGCGGCAACTTCCCTTCCGACCTCTATATGGTTGAGGGGTTGGTGAAATCGCTAGGCCCGGACTACGCCCTGCGCGTTGTCGCGCCGGAAGAGGTCAGCGCCCATATCACCGATGACATTGCGGTGCTGATGCTGACTGAAGTGGACTATCGCACAGGGCGCAAACACGACATGAGGGCGCTGACAGAACAGGCCCATGCCGCAGGGGTTGTAACGGTCTGGGATCTGGCCCATTCCGCAGGCGCGCTGCCGGTGGATCTGGCTGGCTGCAAGGCAGATTTCGCGGTCGGCTGCACCTATAAATACCTCAACAGCGGCCCCGGTGGTCCCGCTTTCATCTACGTCGCCCCCCGCCACGCAGATGCCGCCCGCCCGGCCCTGTCCGGCTGGCTGGGGCACGCCGCACCGTTTGATTTTGACCTGAACTACAAACCCGGCAACGGCATCGAACGTATGCGGGTCGGCACGCCACCTGTGCTGCAACTCGCAGCGCTTGAGGCGTCGATGGACATTTGGGATCTGGCCGATATGGCCGATGTGCGTGCCAAGTCGATTGAACTTTGCGATCTGTTCATCGCTGAGGTCGAAGCCCGCTGTCCCGATCTCACCCTTGCCTCCCCTCGCGATGGCGCTGGCCGTGGCAGTCAGGTCTCATTCCGCTTCCATGAGGGTTACGCCGCCATGCAGGCGCTCATTGCCCGTGGCGTGGTCGGTGACTTCCGCGCGCCTGATATCATGCGCTTTGGCTTTACTCCGCTCTACATTGACGAGGGCGATGTGCGGGCCGCCGTCGATATCATCGAGGATGTGATGACCAACGCGCTGTGGGACAGTGCCGAATACAAGACCCGCAACGCCGTCACCTGA
- a CDS encoding MmcQ/YjbR family DNA-binding protein, producing the protein MTREEFNAFCASFAATSHVVQWGNADVWKAGGKVFAICGWADGKDAFTFKTGDIAFEVLQERPGVRPAPYLASRGMKWLQHFKDPGLSDTELKEQISLSYRLVTAGLSKRKRTELGIPEPQPGGAQSGDPGS; encoded by the coding sequence ATGACACGAGAAGAGTTCAACGCGTTCTGCGCCAGCTTTGCCGCCACGTCCCATGTGGTCCAATGGGGCAATGCCGACGTGTGGAAGGCAGGGGGCAAGGTTTTTGCCATCTGCGGCTGGGCTGATGGCAAAGACGCCTTTACCTTCAAGACCGGCGATATCGCTTTTGAGGTCCTGCAAGAGCGTCCGGGCGTCCGCCCGGCGCCCTATCTGGCGTCGCGCGGGATGAAATGGCTGCAGCATTTCAAGGACCCCGGCCTGAGCGACACGGAACTGAAAGAGCAGATCAGCCTGTCCTATCGTCTCGTCACCGCTGGCCTGTCCAAGCGCAAACGCACCGAGCTGGGCATCCCCGAGCCGCAGCCGGGTGGCGCCCAGAGCGGGGATCCTGGATCCTAA
- a CDS encoding SDR family NAD(P)-dependent oxidoreductase, whose product MTLKGKHALITGGGTGIGLAMAQALAAEGAEVTITGRRQEVLEEVATDGLHPLAMDVRDEADVIAKIDTATAARGPIQICVPNAGIAEGKALHKMSMEFWRNMMATNLDGAFLTIRESMKSMRQTDWGRVVTVSSIAGLRGLQGAPCYSASKHGLIGLTRSLSEDYLGTPYTFNALCPGYVDTPIIDRNVTSISQRAGVSEEDALKIMVSANRHKRLILPDEVAAALLWLCGPSSQSINGQTIEIAGGQT is encoded by the coding sequence ATGACACTCAAAGGAAAACACGCGTTGATCACCGGCGGCGGTACCGGCATTGGCCTGGCGATGGCACAGGCGCTGGCCGCAGAAGGTGCAGAGGTCACCATCACCGGACGCAGGCAAGAGGTTCTGGAGGAGGTCGCAACCGACGGGCTGCACCCGTTGGCAATGGATGTGCGTGACGAAGCCGATGTCATCGCCAAGATCGACACCGCCACTGCCGCCCGCGGGCCGATCCAGATCTGCGTGCCCAATGCTGGCATCGCCGAGGGCAAGGCCCTGCACAAGATGTCGATGGAGTTCTGGCGCAATATGATGGCCACCAATCTGGACGGCGCCTTTTTGACGATCCGCGAATCCATGAAATCCATGCGCCAGACCGACTGGGGCCGCGTCGTCACCGTCTCTTCCATCGCGGGCCTGCGTGGCCTGCAAGGCGCGCCCTGCTATTCGGCCAGCAAACATGGGCTTATCGGCCTGACACGCTCGCTGAGCGAGGATTATCTGGGCACGCCTTATACCTTCAACGCCCTCTGCCCCGGCTACGTCGATACCCCGATCATCGACCGGAACGTGACCTCAATCTCTCAGCGCGCGGGCGTCAGTGAGGAAGACGCACTGAAGATCATGGTTTCCGCCAATCGTCACAAACGCCTGATTCTACCCGATGAGGTGGCCGCAGCGCTGCTGTGGCTTTGCGGTCCCAGCTCACAGTCGATCAACGGGCAGACAATTGAGATTGCCGGCGGGCAAACCTGA
- a CDS encoding MBL fold metallo-hydrolase, which translates to MKTLALGLLAALISPAAALASEDIADQYPQSELYSKPVEVIPQVFSAIGATAPPTYENAGHNNNLSFVVTDQGVVVINAGASDALAAALHAEIKALTDQPVVLVINENGQGHAMLGNGYWRDQGVDVLAHVEATAEVKENGHFILQGMQSYNKDRAGATRIEPANLSFEDRYDLSLGGVDFQILHLGPAHDPGDTQVWIPQWGMLIAGDIAFHERMLPIFEHTCTSCWIETWQEKLEPLDPTYVIPGHGHPTNFDQVRRYTLDYLVDLRSKIGAHLEEGGDLASAYYVDQARWQQLDTFEELATKNAGRVYEEMEWE; encoded by the coding sequence ATGAAAACTCTGGCCCTTGGCCTTTTGGCCGCGCTGATATCGCCCGCAGCTGCGCTGGCGAGCGAAGATATCGCCGATCAATACCCCCAGTCCGAGCTGTATTCCAAACCTGTGGAGGTGATCCCGCAGGTATTTTCCGCTATCGGGGCCACCGCACCACCAACCTATGAGAACGCGGGACACAACAACAATCTCAGCTTTGTCGTGACGGATCAGGGTGTTGTCGTCATCAATGCGGGCGCGTCGGACGCGCTGGCGGCTGCGCTGCATGCGGAGATCAAAGCGCTGACCGATCAGCCGGTGGTGCTGGTGATCAATGAAAATGGTCAGGGCCATGCAATGCTGGGCAATGGCTATTGGCGCGATCAGGGCGTGGATGTTCTGGCCCATGTAGAGGCCACGGCAGAGGTCAAAGAGAACGGCCATTTCATCCTGCAAGGCATGCAGAGCTACAATAAGGACCGCGCGGGCGCGACACGGATTGAGCCTGCCAACCTCAGCTTTGAGGATCGCTATGATCTGTCGCTGGGGGGCGTCGATTTTCAGATCCTGCATCTGGGCCCGGCGCATGATCCTGGCGATACTCAGGTCTGGATTCCGCAGTGGGGAATGTTGATCGCCGGGGATATCGCGTTTCACGAGCGGATGCTGCCGATTTTTGAACATACCTGCACCAGCTGCTGGATTGAGACCTGGCAGGAAAAGTTGGAACCGCTGGATCCAACCTATGTGATCCCCGGTCACGGCCATCCGACCAATTTCGATCAGGTGCGGCGCTACACGCTGGACTACCTCGTGGATCTGCGCAGCAAGATTGGTGCCCATCTCGAAGAGGGCGGCGATCTGGCGTCGGCTTATTACGTGGATCAGGCCCGCTGGCAGCAGCTCGATACCTTCGAGGAATTGGCGACCAAGAATGCCGGTCGCGTCTATGAGGAAATGGAGTGGGAATAG
- a CDS encoding methyltransferase family protein: MKWIDVPPVWLLGFAVLAWCQARFLPLGLGFSGGAIGAFVGFLSGVLIGGGIVLILLAVTELRRQKTTLHPHGQPSQLVQSGIFKRSRNPIYLGDCLLLLGLILRFDAVLSLALLPIFVWVLERRFILPDENRLRRQFRADWARYEQKTRRWL; this comes from the coding sequence ATGAAATGGATCGACGTGCCTCCGGTGTGGCTGTTGGGCTTTGCGGTGCTGGCCTGGTGCCAGGCCCGGTTTCTGCCGTTGGGGCTTGGATTCTCGGGGGGCGCAATCGGCGCATTTGTGGGGTTTCTCAGCGGTGTGCTGATCGGCGGGGGGATCGTTTTGATACTGCTGGCCGTGACGGAATTGCGGCGCCAGAAGACTACGCTTCACCCGCATGGGCAGCCCAGCCAGCTGGTGCAATCCGGCATTTTCAAACGCAGTCGCAATCCGATTTATCTCGGTGATTGCCTGTTGCTGCTGGGGCTGATCCTGCGGTTTGATGCGGTGCTGTCGCTGGCGCTGCTGCCGATTTTCGTTTGGGTGCTGGAGCGGCGGTTCATTCTGCCGGACGAAAACCGGTTGCGCAGGCAGTTCCGCGCGGACTGGGCACGGTATGAACAGAAGACACGGCGATGGCTGTGA
- a CDS encoding Re/Si-specific NAD(P)(+) transhydrogenase subunit alpha — protein MKIGTPKEVFDGEARVAMTPDSAVQLQKLGYTCAIETGAGAAAGFADATYEAVGVEIVKTPAALWKAADIVAKVRQPTETELKRMTAGKTLISFFNPGGNEAGMELARSKGANVIAMEMVPRISRAQKMDALSSMANIAGYRAVIEAGNNFGRFFTGQITAAGKVPPAKVLVVGAGVAGLAAIGASTSLGAITYAFDVRPEVAEQVESMGAEFVYLDFEESQQDGAATGGYAAVSSPEFREAQLAKFRELAPDVDIVITTALIPNREAPKLWLEDMVAAMKPGSVIIDLAAEKGGNVEGTVMDEKVVTENGVTIIGYTDFPSRMAAQASTLYATNIRHMMTDLTPEKDGQINHNMEDDVIRGATVTFEKEITFPPPPPKVQAIAAQPKKEVKELTPEEKRAQEVEAFKQQTKNQVTLLAVGGALVLLVGLFAPASFMQHFIVFALACFVGFQVIWGVAHSLHTPLMAVTNAISSIIILGALMQIGSGSFLVIFLAAVSVFMAGINIFGGFLVTRRMLAMFQKS, from the coding sequence GTGAAAATAGGCACGCCAAAAGAAGTATTCGACGGCGAGGCGCGGGTTGCGATGACCCCGGACTCTGCGGTTCAACTGCAAAAGCTGGGCTATACCTGTGCGATCGAGACCGGTGCAGGCGCGGCGGCTGGGTTTGCAGATGCCACATATGAGGCTGTTGGCGTTGAGATCGTCAAAACACCGGCCGCGCTATGGAAAGCGGCGGATATCGTGGCCAAGGTGCGCCAGCCGACTGAGACGGAACTGAAGCGGATGACAGCGGGCAAGACGCTGATTTCCTTCTTCAATCCGGGCGGCAATGAGGCCGGTATGGAGCTTGCACGCTCCAAGGGCGCCAATGTGATCGCGATGGAAATGGTGCCGCGGATTTCCCGCGCGCAGAAGATGGACGCCCTGTCCTCCATGGCCAATATTGCGGGCTATCGCGCGGTGATCGAGGCGGGCAATAATTTCGGCCGCTTCTTCACCGGTCAGATCACGGCGGCAGGCAAGGTGCCGCCCGCCAAGGTTCTGGTGGTGGGCGCCGGTGTTGCCGGTCTGGCCGCCATCGGGGCATCCACCAGCCTTGGCGCGATCACCTATGCCTTTGACGTGCGCCCTGAAGTGGCCGAGCAGGTCGAAAGCATGGGCGCAGAGTTCGTTTACCTTGATTTTGAGGAAAGCCAGCAGGATGGCGCGGCAACCGGTGGCTACGCAGCTGTCTCCAGCCCCGAGTTCCGCGAGGCCCAACTGGCCAAGTTCCGCGAATTGGCCCCTGATGTTGATATCGTCATCACCACCGCGCTGATCCCCAACCGCGAGGCCCCCAAGCTGTGGCTTGAGGATATGGTCGCGGCGATGAAGCCTGGATCCGTCATCATTGACCTTGCAGCTGAAAAGGGCGGCAATGTCGAGGGCACGGTGATGGACGAGAAGGTCGTGACCGAAAACGGCGTGACCATCATCGGCTATACCGATTTCCCCAGCCGCATGGCGGCGCAGGCTTCGACGCTTTATGCCACCAACATTCGTCACATGATGACTGACCTGACGCCCGAGAAGGACGGTCAGATCAATCACAACATGGAAGATGATGTGATCCGTGGCGCGACAGTGACCTTCGAGAAGGAAATCACCTTCCCGCCGCCACCGCCCAAGGTGCAGGCCATCGCGGCCCAACCGAAGAAAGAGGTGAAGGAGCTGACGCCTGAAGAGAAGCGGGCGCAGGAAGTCGAGGCTTTCAAGCAGCAGACCAAAAATCAGGTCACTCTGTTGGCTGTTGGCGGGGCCTTGGTGCTGCTGGTGGGGTTGTTTGCGCCCGCCAGCTTCATGCAGCATTTCATCGTGTTTGCGTTGGCCTGTTTTGTGGGCTTCCAGGTGATCTGGGGTGTTGCACACTCGCTGCATACGCCGCTGATGGCTGTCACCAATGCGATTTCCTCGATCATCATTCTTGGGGCGCTGATGCAGATCGGATCGGGATCATTCCTGGTGATCTTCCTCGCGGCAGTGTCGGTATTCATGGCCGGGATCAATATCTTCGGCGGTTTCCTCGTCACCCGGCGCATGCTTGCCATGTTCCAGAAATCTTAA